A single genomic interval of Acidovorax sp. 1608163 harbors:
- a CDS encoding amino acid ABC transporter permease, translating to MDYVLSLLGPLAQGATVTLKLFAITLALAVPLGLALALARVSRRKALSGFVSGYIWLMRGTPLMLQMLFIYFALPFVPVIGVRLPDFPAAVVAFALNYAAYFAEIFRSGIQSIDRGQYEGAKVLGMTYGQTMRRIVLPQMVRRILPPMSNETITLVKDTSLIYVLALNDLLRAARGIVQRDFTTTPFIAAAAFYLVMTLVLTWGFQRLEKRYAKHDE from the coding sequence ATGGACTACGTTCTCTCCCTCCTGGGACCGCTGGCGCAGGGCGCCACGGTCACCCTGAAGCTGTTCGCCATCACGCTGGCGCTGGCCGTGCCGCTTGGGCTGGCGCTGGCGCTGGCGCGGGTGTCGCGCAGGAAGGCCCTGTCGGGCTTCGTCAGCGGCTACATCTGGCTCATGCGGGGCACGCCGCTCATGCTGCAGATGCTGTTCATCTACTTTGCGCTGCCGTTTGTGCCTGTCATTGGCGTGCGGCTGCCGGATTTTCCGGCGGCGGTGGTGGCCTTTGCGCTGAACTATGCCGCCTACTTTGCAGAGATCTTTCGTTCGGGCATTCAGTCGATCGACCGGGGTCAGTATGAAGGCGCCAAGGTGCTGGGCATGACCTATGGGCAAACGATGCGCCGCATCGTGCTGCCACAAATGGTGCGGCGCATTTTGCCGCCCATGAGCAACGAAACCATCACCCTGGTCAAAGACACTTCGCTGATCTACGTGCTGGCCCTCAACGACCTTTTGCGCGCAGCGCGGGGCATTGTGCAGCGCGACTTCACCACCACGCCCTTTATCGCGGCGGCGGCTTTTTACCTTGTCATGACCCTGGTGTTGACCTGGGGCTTCCAGCGTCTGGAGAAGCGTTATGCCAAGCACGACGAGTGA
- a CDS encoding amino acid ABC transporter ATP-binding protein → MPSTTSEHGAMDNPGQPMIEARGIHKAFGRVPVLRNVSLTVGQGEVVALIGPSGSGKSTFLRCLNHLETIDRGHIAIEGQTLAQTDAAGRCSYASETEVRRICRKTGMVFQHFNLFPHLTVLENLIEAPMVVQGMARDQAVARAEALLDKVGLRAKQDNYPSRLSGGQKQRVAIARALAMEPDIMLFDEPTSALDPELTGEVLRTMRALAQERMTMLVVTHEMGFAREVAHTVAFMDQGELLETRPAAEFFAGPGHERSRAFLNHML, encoded by the coding sequence ATGCCAAGCACGACGAGTGAGCATGGGGCCATGGACAACCCAGGCCAGCCCATGATCGAGGCGCGCGGTATCCACAAGGCCTTTGGCCGGGTGCCTGTGCTGCGCAATGTGTCGCTCACCGTGGGGCAGGGCGAAGTGGTGGCGCTGATCGGGCCTTCGGGGTCTGGCAAGAGTACGTTTTTGCGCTGCCTGAACCACCTCGAAACCATTGACCGTGGCCACATCGCCATTGAAGGCCAAACCTTGGCCCAGACCGATGCTGCCGGGCGTTGCAGCTACGCGAGCGAGACCGAGGTGCGCCGCATCTGCCGCAAAACTGGCATGGTGTTCCAGCACTTCAACCTGTTTCCGCACCTCACGGTGCTGGAGAACCTCATCGAAGCGCCCATGGTGGTGCAGGGCATGGCGCGCGATCAGGCCGTGGCCCGTGCTGAGGCATTGCTGGACAAGGTGGGGCTGCGCGCCAAGCAAGACAACTATCCCTCGCGCCTGTCGGGTGGGCAAAAGCAGCGCGTGGCCATTGCCCGGGCGCTGGCCATGGAGCCCGACATCATGCTGTTTGACGAGCCCACATCGGCCCTGGACCCTGAACTGACCGGCGAGGTGCTGCGCACCATGCGCGCCTTGGCCCAGGAGCGCATGACCATGCTGGTGGTGACGCACGAGATGGGTTTTGCCCGCGAAGTGGCGCACACCGTGGCGTTCATGGACCAGGGCGAATTGCTGGAAACCCGCCCTGCGGCCGAGTTTTTTGCGGGGCCGGGACATGAGCGCAGCCGCGCTTTCTTGAACCATATGCTGTGA
- a CDS encoding ABC transporter ATP-binding protein, translating to MPDASALVDLRNVTFSYGDRVILRDVSLQVPRGKVTALMGASGGGKTTVLRLIGGQQRAQHGQVLFDGQEVGRMDTAGLFAVRRRMGMLFQFGALFTDLSVFENVAFPLREHTDLSEALIRDVVLMKLNAVGLRGARDLMPSQISGGMARRVALARAIALDPELIMYDEPFAGLDPISLGTTAQLIRQLNDAMGLTSVLVSHDLAETFRLADHVIILGAGVVAAQGTPAEVMASTDPLVHQFVHALPVGPVPFHYPGSDAAQDFGPLTGTRS from the coding sequence ATGCCTGACGCTTCTGCCCTCGTTGATTTGCGCAACGTGACCTTCTCCTATGGGGACCGGGTGATCCTGCGCGACGTATCGCTGCAAGTGCCGCGAGGCAAGGTCACGGCGCTGATGGGGGCCTCGGGCGGTGGCAAAACCACGGTGCTGCGTTTGATTGGCGGGCAGCAGCGTGCCCAGCACGGCCAGGTGCTGTTTGATGGGCAAGAGGTGGGCCGCATGGACACGGCGGGCCTGTTTGCTGTGCGCCGCCGCATGGGCATGCTGTTTCAGTTTGGCGCGCTGTTCACCGACCTGAGCGTGTTTGAAAACGTGGCCTTTCCGCTGCGCGAGCACACCGATCTTTCTGAGGCACTGATCCGTGACGTGGTGCTCATGAAGCTCAACGCCGTGGGCCTGCGCGGCGCGCGCGACCTGATGCCCAGCCAGATCTCCGGCGGCATGGCCCGGCGCGTGGCGCTGGCCCGCGCCATCGCGCTGGACCCAGAGCTCATCATGTACGACGAGCCTTTTGCGGGGCTCGATCCGATTTCGCTGGGCACCACAGCCCAGCTGATCCGGCAGCTCAACGATGCCATGGGGCTGACCAGTGTGCTGGTCTCGCACGACCTGGCCGAGACGTTCCGACTGGCCGATCACGTCATCATCTTGGGCGCCGGTGTGGTGGCCGCGCAGGGCACGCCCGCCGAGGTGATGGCCAGCACCGATCCGCTGGTACACCAGTTTGTGCATGCCTTGCCCGTGGGGCCTGTGCCGTTTCATTACCCTGGGTCTGACGCTGCGCAGGATTTTGGCCCTCTCACAGGCACCCGCTCATGA
- the mlaE gene encoding lipid asymmetry maintenance ABC transporter permease subunit MlaE, translated as MNWFHPASVGFAVRSKLADVGHGARLFARLLQLVGAVFARPALVRDQVHFLGNYSLAIIAVSGLFVGFVLGLQGYYTLQRYGSSEALGLLVALSLVRELGPVVTALLFAGRAGTSLTAEIGLMRAGEQLSAMEMMAVDPVRRILAPRFWAGVITMPLLAAVFSAVGVIGGWVVGVLMIGIDPGAFWSQMQGGVDVWKDVGNGVLKSLVFGFTVTFVALLQGFVARPTPEGVARATTRTVVIASLSVLALDFVLTALMFSI; from the coding sequence ATGAACTGGTTCCACCCCGCAAGCGTGGGCTTTGCCGTGCGCTCCAAGTTGGCCGATGTGGGGCATGGCGCCCGCCTGTTTGCCCGGCTGCTGCAATTGGTAGGGGCGGTGTTTGCGCGGCCCGCTCTGGTGCGCGACCAAGTGCATTTCTTGGGCAACTACTCGCTGGCCATCATTGCCGTGTCGGGCCTGTTTGTGGGCTTTGTGCTGGGGCTGCAGGGGTATTACACGCTGCAGCGCTATGGGTCTTCCGAGGCGCTGGGCTTGTTGGTGGCCTTGTCGCTGGTGCGTGAGCTGGGGCCCGTGGTCACCGCCTTGCTGTTTGCAGGCCGTGCGGGCACGTCGCTCACGGCCGAGATCGGCTTGATGCGCGCGGGCGAGCAGCTCAGCGCCATGGAGATGATGGCGGTGGACCCGGTTCGCCGCATTCTGGCGCCGCGCTTTTGGGCGGGCGTCATCACCATGCCATTGCTGGCCGCTGTGTTCAGCGCGGTGGGGGTGATTGGTGGATGGGTGGTGGGCGTGCTGATGATCGGTATCGATCCCGGCGCGTTCTGGAGCCAGATGCAAGGCGGCGTCGATGTCTGGAAAGACGTGGGCAATGGCGTGCTCAAGAGCCTGGTGTTTGGTTTCACCGTGACCTTTGTGGCGCTTTTGCAGGGCTTTGTGGCCCGCCCCACCCCTGAGGGCGTGGCACGGGCCACCACCCGCACGGTGGTGATTGCCTCTCTGTCGGTGCTGGCGCTGGACTTTGTCCTCACGGCCTTGATGTTCAGTATTTGA
- the mlaD gene encoding outer membrane lipid asymmetry maintenance protein MlaD, with translation MQRSKNDVWVGLFVMLGAVALVFLALQSANLLSLSFQKGYRITARFDNIGGLKPQAAVRSAGVLVGRVESITFDDKTFQARVTLSMEDRYAFPKDSSLKILTSGLLGEQYIGIEAGADEKNLAAGDTVTATQSAVVLENLIGQFLYNKAEDGSKPAAAGTTK, from the coding sequence ATGCAACGCTCAAAAAATGATGTGTGGGTAGGATTGTTTGTGATGCTGGGGGCGGTGGCGCTGGTGTTTTTGGCGCTGCAGTCGGCCAATTTGCTGAGCCTGAGCTTTCAAAAGGGCTACCGCATCACGGCGCGTTTTGACAACATTGGCGGGCTCAAGCCCCAGGCAGCCGTGCGCAGCGCGGGCGTGCTCGTGGGGCGCGTGGAATCCATCACGTTTGACGACAAGACCTTCCAGGCGCGGGTCACGCTGTCGATGGAGGATCGCTATGCTTTCCCCAAAGACAGCTCGCTGAAAATCCTCACCAGCGGCCTGCTGGGCGAGCAGTACATCGGCATTGAAGCCGGGGCCGATGAAAAGAACCTGGCTGCGGGCGACACCGTCACCGCCACGCAGTCGGCGGTGGTGCTCGAAAACCTGATCGGGCAATTCCTCTACAACAAGGCCGAAGACGGCAGCAAGCCCGCCGCAGCGGGGACGACCAAATGA
- a CDS encoding VacJ family lipoprotein, whose product MKTTLTATRVARSTALHAFAARQARRAIPLLAVAALAGCATGPHSNPDDPFESYNRSMTRFNDHVDEAVLKPVSTAYVEVTPAPVRTGVSNFFGNLADVWSFVNNVLQLRAEGAANSFMRVNVNTLFGLGGLLDVASEMGIDRSRQDFGLTLGRWGVGTGPYVVLPLLGPSTLRDTVALPVDAAGNPVRYVDPVAARNSLYALRIVDTRANLLRAGAVIDSAALDKYSFTRDVFMQVRQGQSSEPLFRDDADKGANDGMLPPEPDR is encoded by the coding sequence ATGAAAACGACATTGACAGCCACGCGGGTGGCCCGCTCCACAGCGTTGCACGCCTTTGCTGCGCGCCAGGCCCGCCGAGCCATTCCTTTGCTGGCCGTTGCCGCCTTGGCAGGCTGCGCCACGGGGCCGCACTCCAATCCGGACGACCCGTTCGAGTCCTACAACCGCAGCATGACCCGCTTCAATGACCATGTGGATGAGGCGGTCCTCAAGCCGGTGTCCACGGCCTATGTGGAGGTGACGCCTGCACCCGTGCGCACTGGCGTGAGCAATTTCTTTGGCAACCTGGCCGACGTGTGGTCGTTTGTGAACAACGTACTGCAACTGCGCGCCGAAGGCGCCGCCAACAGCTTCATGCGCGTGAACGTGAACACCCTGTTTGGCTTGGGTGGCTTGCTGGATGTGGCCAGTGAAATGGGCATCGACCGCTCGCGCCAGGACTTTGGTCTGACGCTGGGCCGCTGGGGTGTGGGCACCGGGCCTTACGTGGTGCTGCCGCTGTTGGGGCCCTCCACGTTGCGCGACACCGTGGCACTGCCTGTCGATGCGGCTGGCAACCCGGTGCGGTATGTGGACCCTGTGGCGGCGCGCAATTCGCTGTACGCGCTGCGCATCGTCGATACGCGGGCCAATTTGCTGCGTGCGGGGGCGGTGATTGACAGCGCTGCGCTCGACAAATACTCCTTCACGCGGGACGTGTTCATGCAGGTACGCCAAGGGCAGTCGAGCGAACCTCTGTTCCGGGACGATGCCGACAAAGGCGCCAACGACGGCATGCTGCCCCCAGAACCCGACCGTTGA
- a CDS encoding phospholipid-binding protein MlaC, translated as MMNRRLLGRVALVAGTVLALGLPMVSMAADETPDALIKRLSVDVLNTVRGDKAIQAGDINKVIALVDKTVMPNVNFRRMTAAAVGPGWRQATPEQQKRLQEEFKILLVRTYAGALAQVNDQTVQMKPLRAGAEDKDVLVRTEIVGKGDPIQLEYRLEKTPGEGAGWKIYNLNVLGVWLVETYRSQFAQEINAKGIDGLIETLVARNKSNAAKG; from the coding sequence ATGATGAATCGACGTTTGTTGGGCCGTGTGGCCCTGGTTGCTGGCACCGTTTTGGCCCTGGGCTTGCCCATGGTGTCCATGGCAGCCGATGAAACACCGGATGCGCTGATCAAGCGCCTGTCGGTGGATGTGCTCAACACCGTGCGCGGTGACAAGGCCATCCAGGCGGGGGACATCAACAAGGTGATCGCACTGGTCGACAAGACCGTGATGCCCAACGTTAACTTCCGCCGCATGACCGCTGCGGCTGTGGGGCCAGGCTGGCGCCAGGCCACGCCTGAGCAGCAAAAGCGCTTGCAGGAAGAGTTCAAGATCCTGCTGGTGCGCACCTATGCCGGTGCCCTGGCCCAGGTGAACGACCAGACGGTGCAGATGAAGCCCCTGCGTGCCGGAGCCGAGGACAAGGATGTGCTGGTGCGCACCGAAATCGTGGGCAAGGGCGACCCGATCCAGCTGGAATACCGGCTGGAGAAGACGCCGGGTGAGGGCGCTGGCTGGAAGATCTACAACCTCAACGTGCTGGGCGTGTGGTTGGTCGAGACTTACCGCAGCCAGTTTGCGCAGGAGATCAATGCCAAGGGCATCGATGGCCTGATCGAAACCCTGGTGGCGCGCAACAAGTCCAACGCCGCCAAGGGCTGA
- a CDS encoding lipid asymmetry maintenance protein MlaB, whose protein sequence is MTTTAPAALRLPAELTHRQATACLAQLLQSLKGALPGSALVVDAAPLQVFDTSALAVLLEFRREALASGLGFGVQGLPGALAGMAGLYGVDGLLNHAV, encoded by the coding sequence ATGACCACCACTGCCCCCGCCGCGCTGCGCCTGCCTGCCGAGCTGACCCACCGGCAGGCCACGGCCTGCCTGGCCCAGTTGCTGCAGTCCCTGAAGGGCGCTTTGCCCGGCAGCGCTTTGGTGGTGGACGCCGCGCCCCTACAGGTGTTTGACACCTCGGCGCTGGCGGTGCTGCTTGAATTTCGGCGCGAGGCGCTGGCTTCGGGCCTGGGGTTTGGCGTGCAGGGGCTGCCCGGTGCGTTGGCGGGCATGGCCGGCCTTTATGGGGTAGATGGCCTGCTGAACCACGCAGTTTGA
- a CDS encoding ABC transporter ATP-binding protein has translation MPAVSFQAISKTFATPKGPFQALNQVSLDIEQGEFFGLLGPNGAGKTTLISILAGLARASSGRVLVQGSDVQANYADARRKLGIVPQELVFDPFFNVREALRIQSGYFGVKNNDAWIDELLENLGLADKANANMRQLSGGMKRRVLVAQALVHKPPIIVLDEPTAGVDVELRQTLWHFIARLNKEGHTVLLTTHYLEEAEALCGRIAMLKAGQVVALNRTSELLKAASGSVLQFKTDAMLPPALAAVARVTGRIVQLPAHDAAEIENHLAALRIAGVDVQDMEIRRPDLEDVFLQVMSGTSASNIRLEGVAI, from the coding sequence ATGCCCGCAGTCTCATTCCAAGCCATCTCCAAGACCTTTGCTACGCCCAAAGGCCCTTTCCAGGCACTGAACCAGGTCAGCCTGGACATTGAACAAGGCGAGTTCTTCGGACTCCTCGGCCCCAACGGGGCCGGCAAAACCACCCTCATCAGCATCCTCGCCGGGCTGGCCCGTGCCAGCAGCGGGCGCGTGCTGGTGCAAGGCAGCGATGTGCAGGCGAACTACGCCGACGCCCGCCGCAAGCTGGGCATCGTGCCGCAGGAGTTGGTGTTTGACCCGTTCTTCAATGTGCGCGAGGCGCTGCGCATCCAGTCGGGTTACTTCGGCGTGAAGAACAACGACGCCTGGATCGACGAACTGCTCGAAAACCTCGGCCTGGCCGACAAGGCCAATGCCAACATGCGCCAGCTTTCGGGCGGCATGAAGCGCCGCGTGCTGGTGGCCCAGGCGCTGGTGCACAAGCCGCCCATCATCGTGCTCGATGAGCCCACGGCTGGTGTGGATGTGGAACTGCGCCAGACCCTGTGGCATTTCATCGCCCGGCTGAACAAGGAAGGGCACACCGTGCTGCTCACCACCCACTACCTGGAAGAGGCCGAGGCCCTGTGTGGCCGCATCGCCATGCTCAAGGCGGGGCAGGTGGTGGCGCTCAACCGCACGTCCGAGCTGCTCAAGGCCGCTTCGGGCAGTGTGCTGCAGTTCAAGACCGACGCCATGCTGCCCCCCGCGCTGGCTGCCGTGGCCCGGGTCACCGGCCGTATCGTGCAATTGCCTGCGCACGACGCCGCCGAGATCGAGAACCACCTGGCTGCGCTGCGCATTGCGGGCGTCGATGTGCAGGACATGGAGATCCGCCGGCCTGATCTGGAAGACGTGTTTTTGCAGGTGATGTCCGGAACCTCGGCATCGAACATCCGCCTGGAGGGCGTCGCGATATGA
- a CDS encoding ABC transporter permease, translating to MTGWQTLFYKEVLRFWKVSFQTVAAPVLTAVLYLLIFGHVLEDHVKVYDRISYTAFLVPGLVMMSVLQNAFANSSSSLIQSKIMGSLVFVLLTPLSHWAWFVAYVGSSIVRGLAVGLGVFVVTLAFARPEFAAPLWILVFALLGAALLATLGLIAGLWADKFDQMAAFQNFIIVPMTFLSGVFYSIQSLPPFWQAVSHLNPFFYMIDGFRYGFFGQSDTSPWLSLGIVGIAWLAVSALAVHLLRTGYKIRN from the coding sequence ATGACGGGTTGGCAAACGCTGTTTTACAAAGAAGTTTTGCGGTTCTGGAAGGTCAGCTTCCAGACCGTGGCCGCGCCCGTGCTCACCGCCGTGCTGTACCTGCTGATCTTCGGCCATGTGCTTGAAGACCACGTCAAGGTCTACGACCGCATCAGCTACACCGCGTTCCTGGTGCCCGGCCTCGTGATGATGAGCGTGCTGCAAAACGCCTTTGCCAACAGCTCGTCCAGCCTCATTCAGAGCAAGATCATGGGCAGCCTGGTGTTTGTGCTGCTCACGCCGCTGTCGCACTGGGCCTGGTTTGTGGCCTATGTGGGCTCGTCCATTGTGCGGGGGCTGGCGGTGGGCTTGGGGGTGTTTGTCGTCACGCTGGCGTTTGCGCGGCCCGAATTTGCGGCACCCCTGTGGATTCTGGTGTTTGCCTTGCTGGGGGCCGCGCTGCTGGCCACGCTGGGGCTGATTGCCGGGCTTTGGGCCGACAAGTTCGATCAGATGGCGGCGTTCCAGAACTTCATCATCGTGCCCATGACCTTCCTGTCGGGCGTGTTCTATTCGATCCAGTCGCTGCCGCCTTTTTGGCAGGCGGTGAGCCACCTCAACCCGTTCTTCTACATGATCGACGGCTTCCGCTATGGCTTCTTTGGCCAGAGCGACACGTCCCCTTGGCTGAGCCTGGGCATCGTGGGCATTGCCTGGCTGGCTGTGAGCGCGCTGGCCGTGCACCTGCTGCGCACCGGCTACAAAATTAGAAACTGA
- a CDS encoding BolA family protein — MTADQLKDLIAAGIACEHITLEGDGRHWYATIVSATFEGQRTLQRQRAVYATLGNRMQTDEVHALSMKTFTPAEWAAQQA; from the coding sequence ATGACCGCTGACCAACTCAAAGACCTCATCGCCGCTGGCATCGCTTGCGAACACATCACGCTCGAAGGCGATGGCCGCCACTGGTATGCGACCATCGTTTCGGCCACGTTCGAGGGCCAGCGCACCCTACAACGCCAGCGTGCGGTGTACGCCACCCTGGGCAACCGGATGCAGACCGACGAGGTGCATGCCTTGTCCATGAAAACGTTCACCCCCGCCGAATGGGCGGCCCAGCAAGCCTGA
- the murA gene encoding UDP-N-acetylglucosamine 1-carboxyvinyltransferase, with amino-acid sequence MDKLLIRGGHPLQGEVLVSGAKNAALPELCAALLTAEPVTLLNVPQLQDVSTMLKLIRNMGVTADRSDDGTVRIDASALNTPEAPYELVKTMRASVLALGPLLARFGEATVSLPGGCAIGSRPVDQHIKGMAAMGAEIVVEHGYMIAKLPAGWKRLKGARITTDMVTVTGTENFMMAAALAEGETVLENAAQEPEITDLAEMLIAMGAQIEGHGTSRIRIQGVEKLHGCIHRVVADRIEAGTFLCAVAATGGDVVLRHGRADHLDAVIEKLREAGATVQAVEGGIRVQSAGAATLKAQGFRTTEYPGFPTDMQAQFMALNCIAQGTATVTETIFENRFMHVNELVRLGAKIQVDGKVAVIEGVPRLSGATVMATDLRASASLVIAGLVADGETMVDRIYHLDRGYDCVEAKLRGIGADIERVA; translated from the coding sequence ATGGACAAACTCCTGATTCGCGGCGGCCACCCCTTGCAAGGCGAGGTGCTGGTGTCTGGTGCCAAAAATGCCGCCCTGCCGGAGTTGTGCGCCGCACTGCTCACGGCCGAGCCTGTGACCCTGCTCAACGTGCCCCAGCTGCAGGACGTGAGCACCATGCTCAAACTCATCCGCAACATGGGCGTGACCGCCGACCGCTCGGACGACGGCACCGTGCGCATCGACGCCAGCGCGCTCAACACGCCCGAAGCCCCGTACGAATTGGTCAAGACCATGCGCGCCTCGGTGCTGGCGCTCGGCCCGCTGCTGGCCCGCTTTGGCGAGGCCACGGTGTCGCTGCCCGGCGGCTGCGCCATCGGCTCGCGCCCGGTGGACCAGCACATCAAGGGCATGGCCGCCATGGGGGCCGAGATCGTGGTCGAGCACGGCTACATGATCGCCAAATTGCCCGCAGGCTGGAAGCGCCTGAAGGGCGCCCGCATCACCACCGACATGGTCACGGTGACGGGCACCGAGAACTTCATGATGGCCGCCGCACTGGCCGAGGGCGAAACGGTGCTGGAAAACGCCGCGCAGGAGCCCGAGATCACCGACCTGGCCGAGATGCTGATCGCCATGGGCGCCCAAATCGAAGGCCACGGCACCAGCCGCATCCGCATCCAGGGCGTTGAAAAACTGCACGGCTGCATCCACCGCGTGGTGGCCGATCGCATTGAGGCAGGCACCTTTCTGTGCGCCGTGGCCGCTACGGGCGGTGATGTGGTGCTGCGCCATGGGCGCGCAGACCACCTCGACGCCGTGATTGAAAAGCTGCGCGAAGCGGGCGCCACTGTGCAAGCGGTGGAGGGCGGCATCCGCGTGCAAAGCGCGGGCGCGGCCACGCTCAAGGCGCAGGGCTTTCGCACCACCGAATACCCCGGTTTCCCTACCGACATGCAGGCCCAGTTCATGGCGCTCAACTGCATCGCGCAGGGCACGGCCACGGTGACCGAGACGATTTTTGAAAACCGCTTCATGCACGTCAACGAGCTGGTGCGCCTGGGCGCCAAAATTCAGGTGGACGGCAAGGTGGCCGTGATCGAGGGCGTGCCCCGCCTGTCCGGCGCCACCGTGATGGCCACCGACCTCCGCGCCTCGGCCAGCTTGGTCATTGCCGGCCTGGTGGCCGATGGCGAAACCATGGTGGACCGCATCTACCACCTGGACCGTGGCTATGACTGCGTGGAAGCGAAGCTGCGCGGCATTGGTGCCGACATTGAAAGAGTGGCATGA